In Neospora caninum Liverpool complete genome, chromosome II, the following are encoded in one genomic region:
- a CDS encoding putative elongation factor 1-alpha, with the protein MSGRRRVKNVAYDEDEWGYNDDEYWDEDDYDEPEALPRCTPTQAKKSTPAGASTRVPATKASSTPPLGAKDTPSRSGEKSTRGGRGAGTQQSASTDSKSGASGTGTGAASQEACAPNPGLLGASAGTSPAKPPLVHSSGTNALSSASPSSLRTPGTPEPLSLVVIGHVDAGKSTLIGQMLLSTGTVEEKVVQKMKKMSGEAGKGSFFLAWLCDEGEDERERGVTIDVSVRVLVTPNTGRRLALVDAPGHREFVCNMLGGAALADVALLVVDAARFDVGFSGQTKEHLLIGRCLGIQHFVVALNKMDELGWSEEIYRTTVERLRDYMVGPEMNCAPDQISFVPISAFRGVNVVNAKALEAVEKARAEGKKRKPDLRGLADAEEREQHAQALAKWWKGPAVLEAIENVEMRTRDDRQRLLSEPLAACVADAWSPSASSTDLHLSFKIVRGVLRVGDTVVGLPGDSRMVCRSLVSFGEALESCEAGDFVERGVFAPACHQGSQGAVDVGVGSVLCARAHPLPVATVCLCRVMVFGTDLPLVQGRQFVAHIHTFTCACSIRKVAGVINKRTGELQGATREKRSACAALGRGMVGLVEIVTASSVCVQVKTEKQDGKDVPTSVLSRIILRDRGRTVAAGVILSAA; encoded by the exons ATGAGCGGGCGACGGCGTGTGAAGAATGTCGCCTACGATGAAGACGAATGGGGGTATAACGACGACGAATATTGGGATGAAGATGACTATGACGAACCGGAAGCGCTGCCGCGTTGTACTCCAACACAGGCGAAGAAATCTACACCTGCTGGAGCGTCTACCCGAGTCCCTGCAACGAAAGCGTCCTCGACTCCACCTCTCGGCGCGAAGGACACGCCTTCTCGGTCTGGTGAGAAATCCACGCGTGGTGGCCGTGGCGCCGGAACGCAACAGTCCGCGAGCACCGACTCGAAGTCGGGCGCCTCTGGAACAGGGACAGGCGCTGCTTCCCAGGAAGCATGCGCACCAAACCCAGGCCTGCTCGGTGCCTCTGCGGGAACATCTCCGGCCAAGCCTCCGCTAGTGCATTCGTCCGGGACTAACGCTTTGTCTTCCGCGTCCCCGTCCTCTCTACGTACACCGGGAACCCCCGAGCCGCTCTCTTTGGTAGTCATTGGCCACGTCGACGCGGGCAAGTCGACGCTCATCGGCCAAATGCTCCTTTCAACAGGGACAGTGGAAGAGAAAGTCGTGCAGAAAATGAAGAAGATGAGCGGGGAAGCCGGCAAGggctcgttcttcctcgcgtggTTGtgcgacgaaggagaggatgagagagagcgaggggtTACCATTGATGTCAGTGTGCGCGTCCTCGTCACCCCAAACACtgggcggcgcctcgctcttgTAGATGCTCCGGGCCACAGAGAATTCGTTTGCAACATGCTTGGAG GCGCAGCTCTCGCCGATGTCGCTCTCCTCGTGGTAGACGCGGCGCGCTTTGACGTCGGTTTCAGCGGGCAGACGAAGGAGCACCTTCTCATTGGACGGTGTCTGGGGATCCAGCACTTTGTCGTGGCGCTCAACAAAATGGACGAGCTGGGGTGGAGTGAGGAGATCTACCGCACGACTGTTGAGCGCCTCCGCGACTACATGGTTGGTCCGGAGATGAACTGCGCACCAGACCAGATTTCGTTTGTTCCGATATCCGCGTTTCGGGGAGTCAACGTTGTGAACGCAAAGGCGCTCGAGGCagtcgagaaggcgcgcgcagagggcaaaaagaggaaaccagATCTGAGAGGCCTCGCAGATGCTGAGGAGCGAGAGCAACATGCGCAGGCTCTAGCCAAGTGGTGGAAAGGACCGGCCGTTCTGGAGGCAATCGAAAATGTAGAG ATGCGGACGCGCGACGATCGGCAGAGGCTTCTGTCGGAGCCACTCGCAGCCTGCGTGGCGGACGCGTGGTCGCCGTCGGCCTCCTCCACCGACCTGCATCTCTCCTTCAAAATCGTTCGAGGTGTCTTGCGCGTGGGAGACACGGTGGTGGGACTCCCTGGAGACTCGCGCATGGTCTGTCGCTCCCTGGTGTCCTTCGGCGAGGCGCTTGAGAGCTGTGAGGCCGGAGACTTCGTGGAACGGGGTGTATTCGCTCCTGCGTGCCATCAAGGCAGCCAGGGAGCGGTCGACGTGGGCGTCGGAAGTGTCTTGTGTGCTCGAGCACATCCGCTGCCCGTCGCAACAGTCTGTCTGTGCCGAGTGATGGTGTTCGGAACGGACCTCCCGCTGGTGCAGGGGAGGCAGTTTGTCGCTCACATTCACACATTtacgtgcgcatgcagcattCGGAAAGTCGCCGGGGTGATAAACAAAAGAACTGGCGAGTTACAAGGAGcaacgcgcgagaaacgaTCCGCGTGCGCTGCTCTGGGGCGCGGGATGGTGGGTCTCGTTGAAATTGTGACAGCGAGCAGCGTGTGCGTGCAggtgaagacagagaaacaggacgGCAAGGACGTCCCCACATCGGTCCTTTCTCGCATTATCCTCAGGGACAGGGGAAGAACGGTCGCTGCGGGGGTCATCCTGTCAGCTGCCTAG